The following proteins are encoded in a genomic region of Gossypium hirsutum isolate 1008001.06 chromosome D05, Gossypium_hirsutum_v2.1, whole genome shotgun sequence:
- the LOC107907295 gene encoding receptor-like protein 13 isoform X1 — protein sequence MEYWKWLKMVVVALIMLGEGWRNEGCLEEERLALFQLKPFFPSIDSRIDGSMYRPIIEEKETSSDCCEWEKIECSSITGRVTHLFLNLTYTLTSYYHRINNEYCYLNTSLFLPFEELQSLFLRGNSIVGFVDNQGFEKLSSKLNKLEILDLSYNYFNDSILTSLSKLSSLKSLNLAGNNFIGSNPIDGLKRLSKLKNLEILDLSHHNYIANISSQLNDFSSLKSLRLQDCGLVGSIDMLEFNSFINLKELYLGSNQIESLGFSSYDKEQLRLNKLEVLDISENLLNSSVFSSLSPLSNLKSLDLSFNNLKGPIHIEDLNVFSYLEKLVLSFNEVTEFVPSQGLRLMNLTVLDLYGNLFNNTILSSLGTLSNLKTLSLGGSNLEGTIDIKELDGLSNLEYLDMGCDSNIGCNLQLQSLDLFSSLKTLFLRGVNLIDSHSQIKLQNLTNLEELWLWDSSLPFNFIGALPSLKRLDMQSCNVNDMNDTLELQNLEFMQNLTNLEELWLWDSSLPFNFIGALPSLKRLDVEGCNVSDSLFMNDPHELQNLEFMHIEDTSLENNFLHKIGAMPSIKQLSLTGCGLNGTLHTQGFCGLTNLRLLNMSNNNLKGTLPECFYNFTSLESLDLSSNQLSGDVSALKSLTSLVELRLSNNYFKIPSSLEPFFNLSKLKHFNADNNTIYIESEMQPLAPRFQLNLISLSSCGYVGQFPHILFHQHDLRQVYLSNNNFREGFPNWLLNNNTNLERLVLANSSLLGHFELPFLPHTDLSYLDVSENSFYSNLPIDIGEKLPSLLFLNMSKNLFRGSIPSSIGDMNFLEALDLSNNQLSGGLPEHLTMGCFSLTSLALSNNKLQGQMFSSNVNLTKLQELQLDGNHFSGKIPDSLSNCSFLSTLDLSNNVLSGEIPRWMENMSSLSTLDLSNNELSGDIPRWMGSMSYLEEIVMANNHLEGPFPKEFCHLNDLKLLDLSVNNISGSLPSCFSPLWISQVHLSRNKLEGALTNIFHNSTSLVTLDLSNNHLTGKIPRWIGNLYQLSFLLLNNNHFEGGIPIQLCNLGQLSLINLSNNNLSGTIPPCLKITALNEISQEYVRYVTDIAQAPSSFFIDEPIEFTVKSMSYSYKGIVLTCLSGIDLSCNKLTGEIPSEVKNLRNIYALNLSHNNLIGPIPPAFSNLKQIESLDLSHNNLSGKIPPQLVGLYRLSYFSVAYNNLSGSTPAWTAQFATFDESRYVGNPLLCGKPLKDCSTPGPSASLLPKASTENGLIDMISFFVTFVVSYVMAILSIACVLYINPYWRQAWFYYVGAISNCCYYFLEDHILPKRLHCENM from the exons ATGGAGTACTGGAAATGGTTGAAGATGGTAGTGGTAGCGTTAATAATGTTAGGAGAAGGGTGGCGTAATGAGGGGTGCTTGGAGGAAGAAAGGTTAGCTCTCTTCCAACTCAAACCTTTCTTTCCTTCCATTGATTCTAGAATTGATGGTTCAATGTACCGCCCAATTATCGAAGAAAAAGAGACTTCATCAGATTGTTGTGAATGGGAAAAAATTGAGTGTAGTTCAATCACTGGACGTGTCACCCATCTTTTCCTTAATCTTACGTACACTCTAACCTCCTATTATCATAGAATAAACAACGAATATTGTTATCTCAACACTTCTTTGTTTCTTCCTTTTGAGGAATTGCAAAGTCTTTTTTTGAGGGGGAATTCCATTGTTGGTTTTGTGGACAACCAAG GTTTTGAAAAACTATCATCGAAATTGAATAAGTTGGAAATCCTCGACTTAAGTTACAATTATTTCAACGATAGCATTTTAACATCCTTAAGTAAACTTTCATCGCTCAAGTCTTTGAATCTAGCAGGCAACAATTTCATAGGATCAAATCCTATTGacg GTTTAAAGAGGTTATCAAAATTGAAGAATTTGGAGATTTTGGATTTATCTCACCACAATTATATAGCAAACATTTCATCCCAACTAAATGATTTTAGCTCTTTAAAATCATTGAGATTGCAGGATTGTGGATTGGTGGGAAGTATTGATATGCTAG AATTCAATAGTTTTATCAACTTGAAGGAGTTGTACTTAGGCTCAAATCAAATTGAGAGCCTTGGATTTTCTTCCTACG ATAAAGAACAGTTGAGATTGAACAAACTTGAAGTGCTTGATATAAGTGAAAATCTATTGAATAGCAGCGTATTTTCATCCCTTTCTCCGCTCTCAAATTTGAAGTCTTTGGATTTAAGTTTCAACAATTTAAAAGGGCCGATACATATTGAAG ATCTAAATGTTTTCAGCTATTTAGAGAAGTTGGTCTTATCGTTCAACGAAGTGACAGAATTTGTTCCATCACaag GTTTAAGGTTGATGAATTTGACAGTGCTTGATTTGTATGGCAATCTCTTCAACAATACCATATTGTCATCTCTCGGAACACTCTCAAATCTAAAGACTTTGTCTTTAGGAGGCTCCAATTTGGAAGGAACAATAGAtattaaag AATTAGATGGCTTGAGCAATTTGGAGTACCTCGATATGGGCTGCGATTCAAATATTG GTTGCAATCTTCAACTACAATCATTGGATTTATTCTCATCATTGAAGACTCTTTTCTTGAGAGGAGTTAATTTAATTGACTCTCATTCCCAAATCA AATTGCAAAATTTGACAAATTTAGAAGAGTTGTGGTTATGGGATTCATCTCTCCCTTTTAACTTCATTGGAGCACTACCTTCTTTAAAAAGATTGGACATGCAATCGTGTAACGTCAATGACATGAATG ATACACTTGAGTTGCAGAATTTGGAATTCATGCAAAATTTGACAAATTTAGAAGAGTTGTGGTTATGGGATTCATCTCTCCCTTTTAACTTCATTGGAGCACTACCTTCTTTAAAAAGATTGGACGTGGAAGGGTGTAACGTCAGTGACAGCCTCTTCATGAATG ATCCACATGAGTTGCAGAATTTGGAATTCATGCACATAGAAGATACTTCTCTTGAAAACAACTTTCTTCACAAAATTGGTGCAATGCCTTCTATCAAGCAACTAAGCTTAACGGGTTGTGGACTCAATGGCACCTTACATACCCAAG GTTTTTGTGGCTTGACAAATCTCAGACTCTTGAATATGAGCAACAATAATCTGAAGGGTACTTTGCCAGAGTGTTTTTACAATTTCACATCTCTTGAGAGTTTAGATCTCTCTTCCAATCAGTTATCTGGAGATGTATCTGCCCTTAAGTCTTTAACATCCCTCGTAGAGTTGAGACTTTCAAACAATTATTTCAAAATCCCAAGCTCATTGGAGCCCTTCTTCAACCTTTCAAAACTCAAGCATTTCAATGCGGACAACAATACCATATACATTGAAAGTGAGATGCAACCTTTGGCCCCAAGATTCCAATTGAACCTTATCAGTTTATCTAGTTGTGGATATGTTGGACAATTTCCTCATATTTTGTTCCATCAACATGACTTAAGGCAAGTTTATCTCTCTAACAACAACTTTAGAGAGGGATTTCCAAATTGGTTGTTGAATAACAACACAAATTTGGAAAGGTTAGTTCTTGCTAACAGCTCTCTCCTAGGTCATTTTGAGTTACCTTTCCTTCCACATACGGACTTATCGTATTTGGATGTCTCAGAAAATTCATTCTATAGCAATCTTCCAATTGATATTGGGGAAAAACTACCATCATTGTTGTTTCTGAACATGTCAAAAAATCTATTTCGGGGTAGCATTCCCTCTTCGATTGGTGATATGAATTTCTTAGAAGCCTTGGACTTGTCCAATAATCAATTGTCTGGTGGGCTACCTGAGCATTTGACCATGGGCTGCTTTTCATTAACTTCCCTTGCACTGTCCAACAACAAATTGCAAGGGCAGATGTTCTCTTCAAATGTTAACCTTACAAAGTTGCAGGAGTTGCAGTTAGATGGGAATCATTTCTCTGGGAAGATCCCAGATTCCTTGTCTAATTGCTCCTTTTTGTCAACATTGGATTTAAGCAATAACGTGCTTTCTGGGGAGATACCAAGGTGGATGGAGAATATGTCAAGTTTGTCAACATTGGATTTAAGCAATAACGAGCTTTCTGGGGACATACCAAGGTGGATGGGGAGTATGTCATATTTGGAAGAAATTGTGATGGCAAACAATCATCTTGAAGGTCCATTCCCAAAGGAGTTTTGCCATCTTAATGATCTTAAACTTCTAGACCTTTCAGTGAACAATATTTCTGGGAGTCTTCCATCTTGTTTCAGCCCTTTATGGATAAGTCAAGTTCATTTATCAAGAAACAAGCTAGAAGGGGCACTCACAAATATTTTTCATAACAGCACTAGCTTGGTGACATTAGATCtcagcaataatcacttaactggGAAAATTCCACGTTGGATTGGCAACCTTTATCAATTGAGTTTTCTTTTGCTAAATAACAACCATTTTGAAGGTGGGATTCCAATTCAGTTATGCAATTTGGGCCAGTTAAGCCTGATTAATCTTTCCAATAACAATCTTTCAGGTACAATTCCACCTTGCCTGAAGATTACAGCACTGAATGAAATATCCCAAGAATATGTTCGTTATGTCACTGATATTGCTCAAGCTCCCAGTTCTTTCTTCATTGATGAACCGATAGAGTTCACAGTGAAAAGCATGTCTTACTCTTATAAGGGAATTGTTCTCACATGTTTATCTGGAATTGATCTCTCTTGCAACAAGTTGACAGGTGAAATTCCCAGCGAAGTGAAAAACTTGCGAAATATTTATGCTTTGAATTTGTCTCACAACAATTTGATAGGACCAATCCCACCGGCGTTTTCCAATCTGAAGCAAATTGAGAGTCTCGATCTTTCTCACAACAACTTGAGCGGGAAAATCCCTCCACAACTTGTGGGGTTATATAGGTTGTCTTATTTCAGTGTGGCATACAATAATTTATCTGGAAGTACACCTGCATGGACTGCACAGTTTGCAACATTTGACGAAAGCAGATATGTGGGAAATCCTCTTTTATGCGGTAAACCATTGAAGGACTGCTCAACACCAGGACCATCAGCATCTTTATTGCCAAAAGCATCGACTGAAAATGGTTTGATTGATATGATTTCCTTTTTTGTGACTTTCGTTGTGTCTTATGTTATGGCAATCCTGAGTATTGCATGTGTGCTTTACATTAATCCATACTGGAGACAAGCATGGTTCTATTATGTTGGGGCAATAAGCAATTGCTGCTACTATTTTTTGGAAGACCATATTCTGCCTAAAAGGCTCCACTGTGAAAATATGTAA
- the LOC107907295 gene encoding receptor-like protein 13 isoform X2 has protein sequence MEYWKWLKMVVVALIMLGEGWRNEGCLEEERLALFQLKPFFPSIDSRIDGSMYRPIIEEKETSSDCCEWEKIECSSITGRVTHLFLNLTYTLTSYYHRINNEYCYLNTSLFLPFEELQSLFLRGNSIVGFVDNQGFEKLSSKLNKLEILDLSYNYFNDSILTSLSKLSSLKSLNLAGNNFIGSNPIDGLKRLSKLKNLEILDLSHHNYIANISSQLNDFSSLKSLRLQDCGLVGSIDMLEFNSFINLKELYLGSNQIESLGFSSYDKEQLRLNKLEVLDISENLLNSSVFSSLSPLSNLKSLDLSFNNLKGPIHIEDLNVFSYLEKLVLSFNEVTEFVPSQGLRLMNLTVLDLYGNLFNNTILSSLGTLSNLKTLSLGGSNLEGTIDIKDGLSNLEYLDMGCDSNIGCNLQLQSLDLFSSLKTLFLRGVNLIDSHSQIKLQNLTNLEELWLWDSSLPFNFIGALPSLKRLDMQSCNVNDMNDTLELQNLEFMQNLTNLEELWLWDSSLPFNFIGALPSLKRLDVEGCNVSDSLFMNDPHELQNLEFMHIEDTSLENNFLHKIGAMPSIKQLSLTGCGLNGTLHTQGFCGLTNLRLLNMSNNNLKGTLPECFYNFTSLESLDLSSNQLSGDVSALKSLTSLVELRLSNNYFKIPSSLEPFFNLSKLKHFNADNNTIYIESEMQPLAPRFQLNLISLSSCGYVGQFPHILFHQHDLRQVYLSNNNFREGFPNWLLNNNTNLERLVLANSSLLGHFELPFLPHTDLSYLDVSENSFYSNLPIDIGEKLPSLLFLNMSKNLFRGSIPSSIGDMNFLEALDLSNNQLSGGLPEHLTMGCFSLTSLALSNNKLQGQMFSSNVNLTKLQELQLDGNHFSGKIPDSLSNCSFLSTLDLSNNVLSGEIPRWMENMSSLSTLDLSNNELSGDIPRWMGSMSYLEEIVMANNHLEGPFPKEFCHLNDLKLLDLSVNNISGSLPSCFSPLWISQVHLSRNKLEGALTNIFHNSTSLVTLDLSNNHLTGKIPRWIGNLYQLSFLLLNNNHFEGGIPIQLCNLGQLSLINLSNNNLSGTIPPCLKITALNEISQEYVRYVTDIAQAPSSFFIDEPIEFTVKSMSYSYKGIVLTCLSGIDLSCNKLTGEIPSEVKNLRNIYALNLSHNNLIGPIPPAFSNLKQIESLDLSHNNLSGKIPPQLVGLYRLSYFSVAYNNLSGSTPAWTAQFATFDESRYVGNPLLCGKPLKDCSTPGPSASLLPKASTENGLIDMISFFVTFVVSYVMAILSIACVLYINPYWRQAWFYYVGAISNCCYYFLEDHILPKRLHCENM, from the exons ATGGAGTACTGGAAATGGTTGAAGATGGTAGTGGTAGCGTTAATAATGTTAGGAGAAGGGTGGCGTAATGAGGGGTGCTTGGAGGAAGAAAGGTTAGCTCTCTTCCAACTCAAACCTTTCTTTCCTTCCATTGATTCTAGAATTGATGGTTCAATGTACCGCCCAATTATCGAAGAAAAAGAGACTTCATCAGATTGTTGTGAATGGGAAAAAATTGAGTGTAGTTCAATCACTGGACGTGTCACCCATCTTTTCCTTAATCTTACGTACACTCTAACCTCCTATTATCATAGAATAAACAACGAATATTGTTATCTCAACACTTCTTTGTTTCTTCCTTTTGAGGAATTGCAAAGTCTTTTTTTGAGGGGGAATTCCATTGTTGGTTTTGTGGACAACCAAG GTTTTGAAAAACTATCATCGAAATTGAATAAGTTGGAAATCCTCGACTTAAGTTACAATTATTTCAACGATAGCATTTTAACATCCTTAAGTAAACTTTCATCGCTCAAGTCTTTGAATCTAGCAGGCAACAATTTCATAGGATCAAATCCTATTGacg GTTTAAAGAGGTTATCAAAATTGAAGAATTTGGAGATTTTGGATTTATCTCACCACAATTATATAGCAAACATTTCATCCCAACTAAATGATTTTAGCTCTTTAAAATCATTGAGATTGCAGGATTGTGGATTGGTGGGAAGTATTGATATGCTAG AATTCAATAGTTTTATCAACTTGAAGGAGTTGTACTTAGGCTCAAATCAAATTGAGAGCCTTGGATTTTCTTCCTACG ATAAAGAACAGTTGAGATTGAACAAACTTGAAGTGCTTGATATAAGTGAAAATCTATTGAATAGCAGCGTATTTTCATCCCTTTCTCCGCTCTCAAATTTGAAGTCTTTGGATTTAAGTTTCAACAATTTAAAAGGGCCGATACATATTGAAG ATCTAAATGTTTTCAGCTATTTAGAGAAGTTGGTCTTATCGTTCAACGAAGTGACAGAATTTGTTCCATCACaag GTTTAAGGTTGATGAATTTGACAGTGCTTGATTTGTATGGCAATCTCTTCAACAATACCATATTGTCATCTCTCGGAACACTCTCAAATCTAAAGACTTTGTCTTTAGGAGGCTCCAATTTGGAAGGAACAATAGAtattaaag ATGGCTTGAGCAATTTGGAGTACCTCGATATGGGCTGCGATTCAAATATTG GTTGCAATCTTCAACTACAATCATTGGATTTATTCTCATCATTGAAGACTCTTTTCTTGAGAGGAGTTAATTTAATTGACTCTCATTCCCAAATCA AATTGCAAAATTTGACAAATTTAGAAGAGTTGTGGTTATGGGATTCATCTCTCCCTTTTAACTTCATTGGAGCACTACCTTCTTTAAAAAGATTGGACATGCAATCGTGTAACGTCAATGACATGAATG ATACACTTGAGTTGCAGAATTTGGAATTCATGCAAAATTTGACAAATTTAGAAGAGTTGTGGTTATGGGATTCATCTCTCCCTTTTAACTTCATTGGAGCACTACCTTCTTTAAAAAGATTGGACGTGGAAGGGTGTAACGTCAGTGACAGCCTCTTCATGAATG ATCCACATGAGTTGCAGAATTTGGAATTCATGCACATAGAAGATACTTCTCTTGAAAACAACTTTCTTCACAAAATTGGTGCAATGCCTTCTATCAAGCAACTAAGCTTAACGGGTTGTGGACTCAATGGCACCTTACATACCCAAG GTTTTTGTGGCTTGACAAATCTCAGACTCTTGAATATGAGCAACAATAATCTGAAGGGTACTTTGCCAGAGTGTTTTTACAATTTCACATCTCTTGAGAGTTTAGATCTCTCTTCCAATCAGTTATCTGGAGATGTATCTGCCCTTAAGTCTTTAACATCCCTCGTAGAGTTGAGACTTTCAAACAATTATTTCAAAATCCCAAGCTCATTGGAGCCCTTCTTCAACCTTTCAAAACTCAAGCATTTCAATGCGGACAACAATACCATATACATTGAAAGTGAGATGCAACCTTTGGCCCCAAGATTCCAATTGAACCTTATCAGTTTATCTAGTTGTGGATATGTTGGACAATTTCCTCATATTTTGTTCCATCAACATGACTTAAGGCAAGTTTATCTCTCTAACAACAACTTTAGAGAGGGATTTCCAAATTGGTTGTTGAATAACAACACAAATTTGGAAAGGTTAGTTCTTGCTAACAGCTCTCTCCTAGGTCATTTTGAGTTACCTTTCCTTCCACATACGGACTTATCGTATTTGGATGTCTCAGAAAATTCATTCTATAGCAATCTTCCAATTGATATTGGGGAAAAACTACCATCATTGTTGTTTCTGAACATGTCAAAAAATCTATTTCGGGGTAGCATTCCCTCTTCGATTGGTGATATGAATTTCTTAGAAGCCTTGGACTTGTCCAATAATCAATTGTCTGGTGGGCTACCTGAGCATTTGACCATGGGCTGCTTTTCATTAACTTCCCTTGCACTGTCCAACAACAAATTGCAAGGGCAGATGTTCTCTTCAAATGTTAACCTTACAAAGTTGCAGGAGTTGCAGTTAGATGGGAATCATTTCTCTGGGAAGATCCCAGATTCCTTGTCTAATTGCTCCTTTTTGTCAACATTGGATTTAAGCAATAACGTGCTTTCTGGGGAGATACCAAGGTGGATGGAGAATATGTCAAGTTTGTCAACATTGGATTTAAGCAATAACGAGCTTTCTGGGGACATACCAAGGTGGATGGGGAGTATGTCATATTTGGAAGAAATTGTGATGGCAAACAATCATCTTGAAGGTCCATTCCCAAAGGAGTTTTGCCATCTTAATGATCTTAAACTTCTAGACCTTTCAGTGAACAATATTTCTGGGAGTCTTCCATCTTGTTTCAGCCCTTTATGGATAAGTCAAGTTCATTTATCAAGAAACAAGCTAGAAGGGGCACTCACAAATATTTTTCATAACAGCACTAGCTTGGTGACATTAGATCtcagcaataatcacttaactggGAAAATTCCACGTTGGATTGGCAACCTTTATCAATTGAGTTTTCTTTTGCTAAATAACAACCATTTTGAAGGTGGGATTCCAATTCAGTTATGCAATTTGGGCCAGTTAAGCCTGATTAATCTTTCCAATAACAATCTTTCAGGTACAATTCCACCTTGCCTGAAGATTACAGCACTGAATGAAATATCCCAAGAATATGTTCGTTATGTCACTGATATTGCTCAAGCTCCCAGTTCTTTCTTCATTGATGAACCGATAGAGTTCACAGTGAAAAGCATGTCTTACTCTTATAAGGGAATTGTTCTCACATGTTTATCTGGAATTGATCTCTCTTGCAACAAGTTGACAGGTGAAATTCCCAGCGAAGTGAAAAACTTGCGAAATATTTATGCTTTGAATTTGTCTCACAACAATTTGATAGGACCAATCCCACCGGCGTTTTCCAATCTGAAGCAAATTGAGAGTCTCGATCTTTCTCACAACAACTTGAGCGGGAAAATCCCTCCACAACTTGTGGGGTTATATAGGTTGTCTTATTTCAGTGTGGCATACAATAATTTATCTGGAAGTACACCTGCATGGACTGCACAGTTTGCAACATTTGACGAAAGCAGATATGTGGGAAATCCTCTTTTATGCGGTAAACCATTGAAGGACTGCTCAACACCAGGACCATCAGCATCTTTATTGCCAAAAGCATCGACTGAAAATGGTTTGATTGATATGATTTCCTTTTTTGTGACTTTCGTTGTGTCTTATGTTATGGCAATCCTGAGTATTGCATGTGTGCTTTACATTAATCCATACTGGAGACAAGCATGGTTCTATTATGTTGGGGCAATAAGCAATTGCTGCTACTATTTTTTGGAAGACCATATTCTGCCTAAAAGGCTCCACTGTGAAAATATGTAA